The window AAAGATAGTGCTTATCCAAAGCTTGTTAATGACACTGAAAAAGCTAAAGGGCAAGAGTCACTGCATTCGGCTGCAGTGAGAGATGACAATGTTGAAAGCAAAAACCATTTAACAAAAATAAAAGCTGTGCTGGGTCGAAGCTCTAAACAGAAGCTAAGCTTTAATGATTATATGCGGGCAATTAAGTACTTAGTTGAACAGAAAGATGAAACAGATGAATATAAAGATGGCGCTGCTGATTTTATCACAAAGTTACTTCAAGCAGTTGATGGTACATTGCCCGCAGTTCATAGTCTTAATGCACAACTCTTAAGCTCTGCAATAAACTCTAAAAAGATATACTTAGTAAAGCCGATGCTTGAAGCAGGTGCTAATTGTAATATACAACATCATATTTGGGGGCTTCCTCTTGAGTGTGCAGTGAAGGCTGGTGATCTTAAGCTTGTTTGCTATCTGCTTGTTTATGATGCAGTTATACCTCCACATTTAGCCTCGAATGAATATGTAATTCAAGCGCAAAAAGTGCTTACTAAAATTATTAGTACTAATAAATATGTTGCTCTGTACTATATTACAAATCTTAGTAAAAAAACGACCAAAGCTAGACCTATTTCAGCTACAGAGTGTAGAGCTAAAGAGTCTATGAAAAGAAAGCTTATTATTGATGTAGAAAAAGCTTTATCTTGAATGTCGTTAACTAGCAGATGATTTTATTGAGTTTATGTGTGACAAAATGTGTAATGTGCTATTACAGACAGCTTTACTGTTAGGACAAGTTAAATCTGTGTACCATCGTGGTGCATTGTTCCTATAAAATACAAAATAATAAGCGTTTTTTTAAGGCCAAAAACACCCCAAAAATGCTGCAATTACTTTTAGGCCTCTAAGTAGATTTACTAGAATTTAATTTAACTATGTCAACTAAAACTTCGGGTGCTATTTTTTAATGTAGTAACTACCATTAACAATAAAACAAAAAAGGATCTTATGAAATTGTGCTTATATACCCTCATGTTAAGTGTATCTGTTTTGTCTCCACTGTATAGCGCACACTGGGATGATGAAGGTGAGGATCGCTATATTGAGTATAATAACAGACAAAGTCGCTTAGCAGCAGTAAAAAATATATTTAGTCATAATCCTCAGCACAGGCTATTGGGTAAGGATTATAAACAGGCCTTGGATGATCTATTTTCAACTGAGGGTTGGGCTTATAAACAAGAAATTTGTAATTTAATCAAAAATATAATTAAAGCAAGTGATAGTTCCTTGACTGAAGTTCGTGCATATAACACCTATTTCTTAAAAGTGGCAGTGCTCTGGAGAAATTTACCTTTAGTAGAACTTTTGCTTAAATTAGGTACTGATTGTAATGTGCTTTATGAAAAGCGGCAGTCTCCTCTTGACCTTGCAGTGGGGAATAAAAACCTTGCGCTTGTTGGCTGCTTACTTGCATATGGAGCAATTATACCTGAGCATTTAGCTGGCGATAAGTGTATAATTGAAGCTCAAAAAATACAAAATATGGTTATTAAGGCTGTTCGAAGCGATGACACTGTAACTTTAAGTAATCTTTTAAAAAAAGACATCTATATAAACAATGAAGTTAAAGAATACATGTATCAAAAACTTATTAAAGCTATAGAGCAAGATTCAATTGAAGATTTAAGGTTTTTAATTAGAGGTGGTTTTAGCCTATCTGTTTGTGATAAAATAGGTAATACACTGTTGCATACAGCTTTACAACTAGGAAGTGTAAAATGTGTACAGTATCTTGTTGCATTTTTACACATAAAATACAGAGCAATAAACAGTTTTTTAAATAAGGTAAATAAAGTTGGTTTAACACCAATTGGTATAGCTGTAAACAGCCCAAAAATGCTACAATTACTTTTAGGTCTCCAAGCGGATTTGCCCGAGATTGATTTAGCTATACCTGCTAAAAGCAGATGTACTATTTCTTAAGTCTGTTTGTTGTTTATTTAGGTTATGCTGTAAATAACCCAGACATACTACAGTTGTTGTGGGATTTAGGCACTATAACCTAAGTGTTCTTACATTACAATAGTTCCCCTATATAAGAGCTAAATGTATTATCTCTTAAAAAGAATTCTATCTAAACTAAACATAGCAAATTAATTACATACCAATTAAAAGGATTTTATATGAAACTATTTTCTTCTCTTTTAGCCTTAAGCTTTCTTGTGGTGCCTTTAGCTTACGGCATGAACACTACTAAACCACTATTACATGACATCGATCAAATATTCTTAAAATATGTAACTGATATAGAGGCTGCTTGTAATGGCACTATGAATGGCACTATGGCGGGTATAGGATTTTGTGTAAGAGACTTTATCTCTAATAATCAGAATGCTATTGATGCCCAAGATCACGGGGGATTTACACGTTTACATTATGCTGTATTTTTACGTAATATTGAAATAATTCGGTTACTACTTGATGCTGGTGCTAATGCTAATATTGAAAGTACAATGAGACAAACACCCTTGCTTTTCTTTTATACTTGTCTGGTAAAGGGTTCTCATGTTACTTCTACAAGAGCTCACATAAAGAGTAATAGAGAAATAGTAAACTTACTACTTTCTCATACAACTAGTCTAAATAAACAGGATGCTGAGGGTGGTACTCTTTTGTCATATGCGCTAAAGACAAGTTATGATAACGATGTTCAAGGCGATATTTTTTACTCAGTATTAAAGGCAATGCATGAGGAGAATGCTAAAAAAGATCCGCTTTTATTACATGAAACAAGGACAAATTGTGAGCAGGAGATTGAGCAGTTACTTTTTGCTGGTGCCGCTGCTATTCCTGTAAATTTATTGGATGATCCCCTACTTATGAAAGCTCAGCAGCGTCAAGGATCACTTCTACAAGCTATCCAAGATAATGATAGTAATACTATTGCTGCTCTTTTAAAACAAGGTGCTTATCAAAACCAGACTGTTACGAATTTTTTACAGCAACAACTATTTCAAATCGTAGAGCAAGACGATGTTGAAGCATTGCGGGATTATATTTTGAATGGGTTTACTCTTTTTGTGCTTGATAGAGCAGGTAACAATATAGTCCATAGGGCTGTACAATCTAAGAGTATACAAGTTATTTGTTATCTAAGTGCACTTCTACATAAAGTAGGTAAGTTAAATAATTTTCTGCTTAAAAAGAATAAAGCAGGAGTTGCCCCAATAGATTTAGCTATAATTGATCAAGATATAGTAAAATTATTTTTAGGTATTGCTAAAGATTTACCTGCAAGTAAAAGCTGGTGCACTATTTCTTAAGTTTAACAGCTTGATCTAAATTACTATAAAAAGAGAGTGCACAAGCACTCTCTTTTTTATACTTATTTTCTTAAAATATAGTTTTCCATACGGACAGGTTTTTCTGCTGTTGCTAAAGATACTAACGTTATATTGATTAAGCTTTAAGCTTATTCGATTCGTTAAATTTTATGATGGACAAGAGATAAATGGTTGAATCGAAGGATTTATTGCTTCAAGAAATCTCGTTAAATTATCTAAGCTAGGAACATGTTTGCCTTGCTCATATTGAGCATAATCATTAATTGACTTTGTGTTTAATAAAGCTGCAACTTGTTCGAGAGTTAAGCCA of the Candidatus Dependentiae bacterium genome contains:
- a CDS encoding ankyrin repeat domain-containing protein — protein: MKLCLYTLMLSVSVLSPLYSAHWDDEGEDRYIEYNNRQSRLAAVKNIFSHNPQHRLLGKDYKQALDDLFSTEGWAYKQEICNLIKNIIKASDSSLTEVRAYNTYFLKVAVLWRNLPLVELLLKLGTDCNVLYEKRQSPLDLAVGNKNLALVGCLLAYGAIIPEHLAGDKCIIEAQKIQNMVIKAVRSDDTVTLSNLLKKDIYINNEVKEYMYQKLIKAIEQDSIEDLRFLIRGGFSLSVCDKIGNTLLHTALQLGSVKCVQYLVAFLHIKYRAINSFLNKVNKVGLTPIGIAVNSPKMLQLLLGLQADLPEIDLAIPAKSRCTIS